DNA sequence from the Sulfurimonas sp. HSL3-7 genome:
TCAAAGTCAAAGAGGTACCGATTGTTTTTGAAGACAGGGTCGCAGGCAAGTCTAAGATGTCCAAAAAGATATTTATAGAAGCGCTCCTGAACGTAGTGACGCTGCGCCTGCATAAACAAGATATCCTTGAGGGTAAATGATGGGCTATAGAGAAAAAATCGTCCTCTTCTTCTACACGCTCTTTAACGCGATAGCCAACCAGTTCATAAACTTTTACTCCGATGAGACCTACTACTGGCTCTGGTCCAAAAAACTGGGGTTATCTTACTTTGACCATCCGCCGATGGTCGCCTACTTTATAAAGATGACCACGCTTTTTAGCGATGAAGCGATGTTCGTACGTCTCTCTGCTGCCCTTCTGGTCTCGGCAACGGCCTATTTTCTCTATATGCTGGCGAAAAAGATCTTTGACGAGAAAGCGGCGGTCTATACCTTCTATATCTTTTTAAGCTCCATACTGGTGCTGGCGGCATCGACGGTGATCGCGCCGGACACGCCTTTGATGTTCTTTTGGGCATTGACGCTCTACAGCGCCTATATCTATCTTGAAGAGGACAATAAAAAATACGCACTGCTGACGGGTCTCTCGGCCGGCGCACTGCTGCTGTCAAAATATACCGGGATCTTGCCGCTCTTTACTATTTTTGTCTATATACTGCTTTACAAAAGAGCTGTTTTTAAAGACAAGTATTTTTACGGGGCCATAGCCTTGGCGGTGATCGTCTTTTCGCCGGTGCTCTACTGGAACTATCTGCATGAGTTTATCTCTTTCACTTTTCAGCTGCATCACGGTGTGGCCGAGGAAAAAGTGTTTCATCCCAAAGCGTTTTTCACGTTTGTCGGGCTGCAGTTCGCTCTTTTTCATCCGCTCTATCTTCTGCCGCTGCTCTACTTTATTCTCCGGGACAAAGAGCGTTTTAGCCGGCAAAAAGTCTATCTGCTTCTGCCGTTTTTGTTTGTACTGCTGTTTTTCAGCTATAACGCCGCATTCAAAGAGGCCAATGCGCAGTGGGCGGCCGGCGCCTATCTGAGCGCTGCTGTTTTATTGGGGCACTATCTTGCCAAATACAACTATCGAAAGCTTTTGATCGCAGGGGTCTCTTTCAGTACGTTTCTGCTGATCATACTCAAAACGCCGATCGGAGACTATATACCGCCGATAGAGAGACTCCATCTGCGTCTGGGTCATATTGACAAGTTCAAGGAGGAGATCGAAGCGATGCACCTCGATCTCGACCGGTATGACTACCTCCTTATCGATGATTACCACGGCTCCGAAGTGGCTTACTTCTTTAGACGCTACAACAATGTACTGGTGCTTAATACTGCACGTTTTTCACAGTTTAACATCTGGCGTCATGACGATCAGGGGATTGCCATGGAGTCCCCTTTGTCTTCGATTCCGAAACTGGGACGCTGTCTCTATATCGGTAGAAGCAAGCGACATGTAGATGAGATCGGAAAACTGTTCGGTAACCAGAAACAGCTTGCATACGAAGCGAAACGTGTCGGCTTATGGGATCTCAAATATTATTTTGTCGAGTATGTGAATTAGAGCGTAGTCGAGAACCCTACCGTACCTTCACCGTTCGGATCACACTCTAAAGACCTTCAAGTAGAACCAGCCACAGCCTTTCCACCTCTTTATCACTTAAAAAGAGGCTGGAGTGATTTTCAAACAACTCCATCAACCCCTTTTGGTCAATACTGAGCGTATGGGCGCAGTTGGGATGTGCGGGCAGGTAGGAACGGATCAGCGAGACCTCTTTGGTGATGGGTGCATCACAGAAAAAACAGTTTAACTCGCTGTGCAGACGACCTTCATGTTCAAGAAGCCGAACATAGGACTCGACGGCAACACGTTTCGGGTTCTGTTTTCCCCAGGACGAGGCCGCTTGATCCAAGAGCTCAAAATAGAATGACCCGGTATCTTCCGACTCGCGCAGATGGGGGTAGAAAAGGGCGGTGAACTGCTGCCATGTACGCAGCTGATGGTGATCGGTAAGCCATGGATAACCGATGTGGAGCACATCGCGCAGTTGGCCGATATTGGATTTTACATTGGTGATGATCTCAAAATCGATTTTAAAACCGAGGTTGATCACGCCGTGACGCGCTCCATAGAAACGATAAAGCGTATCTAAGCGATTCTGAGATAGAATAGTAACAACAAGATCTTCGTCTCGTGCGCGATTGAGACTGATGATAAAGCCCTGCATCTCTGTTTCTTACCTACACGTTTTAATTTTTTTTCTTTTGCAATTATAACTCTTAAATAGAAGTTTAACCTGACAGCCAGTATAATATTAGCAAATGTACGATTTCTAAATATGTTAAATAAGCTTTAAAAATGCTTAAAGTTTAGAGATTTCAACGAAATTTTATATAAAAGGTATCTTATATGATGGAACATCACGATTTATTGCGATCATTTAAAGATAATTGCGGTTTCGGGCTTGTAGCTAACATCAAAAACCGCGCTTCACACGAAACGCTCGAAAATGCGATCACAGCACTTGAACGTATGATGCACCGCGGTGCGGTTGCTGCGGACGGCAAGACAGGCGACGGTAGCGGTCTGCTGCTGTCCATGCCGACAGAGTTTATGCGCCACGTCTCCAAAGAGGCGGGTGTCGAACTGCCGGATCAATTTGCTGTCGCGACTGTTTTTACAAAAGACAAAAAACATTTGGAGACGCTGGAGGAAGTTTGTAACAACAACGACCTTAAAATAGTATACCGTCGTGATGTTCCGGTAGATACAAATGCACTGGGTGATCAGGCCCTTGCCTCACTGCCAAATATTGTACAGGTCTTTGTCACCGCTAATTCGATCATGGCGAATCAGCGTTTTGACGCGCTGCTTTACCTTTCGCGTAAAGAGACTGAACATAAACTGGTCTCTGTGAGAGATTTCTATATCGCTTCGATGTCATCACGTGTCATATCTTACAAAGGGCTCGTGATGCCGACGCACATCAAAGAGTTCTATAAAGATCTTCAGGACGAGCGTTTCAAGATCTCTTTTTCTCTTTTTCACCAGCGTTTTTCTACCAATACGCTACCTGAGTGGCGTTTGGCGCAGCCTTTCCGTGCTGTTGCGCATAACGGTGAGATCAACTCGGTCGAAGCCAACCGTTTCAACGTCGAGGTGAAATCGGAGTCGATCAAGAGTGAAGTCTTTACAGAGGAAGAGATCGCACGTATTCTACCTATCCTTCAGCCGGGTTCATCAGACAGTGCTTCGGGTGACAACTTCTTTGAGTTCCTGATCGTCAACGGTATGGATTTCTTCAAGGCCGCACGTGCGGTCATCCCCGCTCCATGGCAGAATGCACCGCACATGGACCCGGAACTCCGTGCTTTCTACGAGTACCAGTCAACAGTCTTTGAAGCCTGGGACGGTCCGGCTGCATTCTCATTGACAGACGGCCGCTATATCGGTTGTGTTCTGGACCGTAACGGTCTTCGTCCGTCAAAATACATTATCACACATGATGATAATCTTCTGATCGCTTCCGAGTACGGTGTTGTTGACATTCCCGATGATCAGATCAAAGAGCGCGGACGACTGCAGTCAGGCCAGATGATCGGACTTGACCTCAAGTTTGGAAAAGTGCTTAAAGACGATGAGATCAATAACTACCTAAAATCATCCAACCCGTATATGGAGTGGTTGAATGAGCACATGGTCTATCTTCAGGAGCATGTCGATGACCAGTATACGACAAACTGCAGTATTGAAGAGAGTGAACTGATCAATCGTCAGCGCTACTTCAATGTCACGCAGGAGGTCGTCGAGCAGGTTCTTGAGCCGATGATTACGGACGGCAAGGAAGCAGTTGGCTCTATGGGTGACGATACGCCGCTTGCAGCGTTCAGTACAAAACAGCGCTCGTTCTCCGACTATTTCAAACAGAAGTTCGCACAGGTAACCAACCCGCCGATCGACCCGATCCGTGAAAAAGTGGTGATGAGTCTTAACACCGGTTTCGGCGAGACACACAACATCCTGAATGAGATCCCGTCACATGCACACCGTCTGAAAGCGATATCTCCGATCATCACCTATGAGAAGCTTGAAGTGCTTAAATCGTTCGGTGACAGCAACTCGCCGCGTTATCAGGACTTTTACAAAAACAAGACCTTCTCGGTAGCCTATAAGAATGATCTGAAAGCCGCGATAGAAGCGCTTGTAGCAGAAGTTGTTACGGCGGTCAAAGAAGAGGGCGTCCGTATTGTCGTCCTGAGTGACAGCGAACTCTCAAAAGAGAAACGCACGATTCCGATGCTGTTGGCAGTGGGACGTCTGAGCCGTGAACTTCTTGACGCAAAAGTGCGTCACCTTGTCTCGATCATCGCTGACACCAGCGAGGTGATGGATTCGCACAGTGCCGCGACACTTTTGGCCTATGGGGCAAGCGCTGTTTTCCCAAGACTGCTCTTCGCTTCGGTCATTCACCGTGTTAATCAGAAGAACAACTTTGATATCAGCTGCGCCGAAGCGCAGAAGAATGCCCACTCTGCGATCAATGCCGGACTTTTGAAAATTATGTCGAAGATGGGTATCTCGACGATCGCTTCGTATCGTAACTCCGGTCTTTTTGATGTTATGGGGCTTAGCCGGGAGATCGTTGATGACTGTTTCGGTGATTCACACTGTCTTATTCCGGGTCTGGGGTACGAAGATATCGATGCCCGTATGAAAAGCGTTCACGATGAGGCATTTGAGGAGAAAGGGTTCAGTACGATATTCCCTCTCAAAATCGGCGGGTTCTACAAGTTCTACAACGGTCAGGAGTATCATGACTTCGGTCCGGACACCATTCATGCGATCCATGCGATCAGCAAATCGGGTGATCCGAAAGATTACGCCAAGCTGCGCAATATCATCAACAGCCGTGGTCTGCGTTTTATCCGTGACTTCCTGGAGTTCAAGTCCGACCGCAAACCGATCGATATCTCCGAAGTCGAGCCGAAAGAGGCGATCTTCAAACGTTTCGCATCAGCAGCGATGAGCCTCGGTTCTATCTCGCCTGAGGCGCACGAAGCGATCGCCGTGGCGATGAACACCATCGGCGCCCAGTCAAACTCGGGTGAGGGTGGCGAGGACGTCGCACGTTACAACACCAACCGGGTTTCGAAGATCAAGCAGGTCGCTTCGGGTCGTTTCGGGGTAACACCTGCCTACCTGCGTTCAGCCGAAGAGATCCAGATCAAGGTCGCCCAGGGTGCCAAGCCGGGTGAAGGCGGGCAGCTTCCGGGCGATAAGGTCACCGGTCTGATCGCACGTCTGCGCCATACGGTTCCGGGTGTGACTTTGATCTCGCCGCCGCCGCACCATGATATCTATTCGATCGAAGATCTTGCCCAGCTTATCTTTGACTTGAAACAGGTCAATCCGAAGGCCAAAATCGCGGTCAAGCTGGTCTCAACGGCCGGTGTCGGTACGATCGCAGCGGGTGTAGCCAAAGCCTATGCCGACAAGATCATCATCTCCGGCGGTGACGGCGGTACCGGTGCAGCACCGCTGACATCGATCAAGTTTGCCGGTAACCCGTGGGAACTCGGTCTTTCTGAGGCGCACAACGCGCTTAAAGCGAACAACCTGCGCGGCCTGGTAGAAGTGCAGACCGACGGCGGGCTCAAAACGGGTCTGGATGTCGTCAAAGCTGCTCTCCTCGGTGCCGAGTCCTACGGGTTCGGTACAGGCGTTCTGACGATCGTCGGATGTAAGATGCTGCGCATCTGCCATGTCAACCGCTGTTCGGTGGGTATTGCAACGCAGAACGAAAGACTGCGTAAAGAGCACTTCAACGGTACGGTTGAGCAGATCATCAACTTCTTCACCTTCCTGGCAGAAGATGTGCGCATGATCATGGCCGAGCTTGGTTTCAAAACGATGGAAGAGATGATCGGTCGTTCCGATATCCTGAAAGTCGTTGACGACGACTTCGCGAAGAAGTTCGACTTCTCGTCGGTGCTCCACCTTGAAGAGGGCGTCAACACCTGCCAGGTGCCGTTTAACGAGCCGTTCGATGACAATGCCTTTGAAAAAAGTGTCCTTGAAGAGGCCTACGAAGCGATCAAACATCCGGAACATCCGGTGCGCATTGAGCGCACGATCAAAAACGTGCACCGAAGTTTCGGTGCGCTGGTATCGGGTGAAATAGCGCAGTATTACGGTGATCAGGGACTCAAAGAAGATACGATCCGGGTCAAGCTTAACGGTATCGCCGGTCAAGCCCTCGGTGCTTTCCTGATCAAGGGAGTCTCTATCGAGCTCGACGGTGTCGCCAATGACTATATCGGTAAAGGTATGAGCGGCGGTAAGATCATTATCAACCCTATCCACCAGGGTGAAGCGTTCTCTGCCGGCGGTAACACCTGTCTTTACGGTGCGACAGGCGGTAAACTCTTTATCTCCGGCTCCGTAGGCGAACGTTTTGCTGTACGTAACTCGGGTGCCTTGGCGATTGTCGAAGGTACCGGTGATAACGCCTGTGAATATATGACAGGCGGTATTGTTGCGATCCTGGGTAAAACAGGCGGTAACTTTGGTGCAGGTATGACGGGCGGTATCGCTTTTGTCTATGACAAAGATCATGATTTTATCGAGAACGTGAACCGTGAACTGGTTGAGGCGATCCGTATCGATACCGACGAAGGGGACGAGGCAAGACATTACCTGAAACGTCTTCTTAAAGAGTATGTGAGTGCGACAGGCAGTCTGAAAGCAAAAGAGATTCTGGACACGTTCCGTATCGAGATCCGTAATTTCTGGCTTGTACGTCCTAAAAACCTTAAAAAACTACCATTAAATCAAGAGAAAGGGGATTAATATGAGAAACTTTCTAACTACAGGTCGTATTGACCCGTCAAAACGTTTAGTTGTCGAACGCACTAAGGATTTCAAAGAGATCTATGAAAAGTTTGACAAAGCAGAGGCCTCTTCTCAAAGTGATCGTTGTATTCAGTGCGGCGATCCCTTTTGTCTAAACAAATGTCCCCTTCATAACTATATTCCGCAGTGGCTGAAGGCTGTTGCTGAAAAAGATCTGGAGTTTGCGTTCAACCTCTCGAATGAGCCGTCGCCGTTCCCGGAAGTTATGGGGCGTGTCTGTCCCCACGACCGCCTCTGCGAAGGTGACTGTACCCTTAACGACGGCCACGGTGCCATCACCATCGGGTCGGTTGAGACCTTTATCAACGAAGAGGGATTCAAAGCGGGACTGGCACCTAAATTCCCGGGTATCACCACCGATAAGAAAGTCGCGATCATCGGTTCAGGTCCTGCCGGCCTTTCCGCTGCGACCTATCTTCTTCGTGCAGGGATAGCCGTGACGGTTTATGAGCGCAGTGATCGTGCGGGCGGCCTGTTGACATACGGGATCCCTAACTTCAAACTTGACAAGAAAGTGATCGAGCGCCGTCTCTCTATTTTGAAAGATGCGGGCATGGAACTTGTCGTGAATACCGAAGTGGGCAAAGATATCAGCTTTGACGAGATCGCCGACAAACATGACGCCATCTTTTTAGGCCTTGGTGCGACTAAAGCCAAAGGCGCCAGACTCGCAGGCGAGAATGCCGATAACGTCTATATGTCGATGCAGTATCTTACGGCGATTCAGCGTAAAAACTTTGGCCTGAGCTATGACAAAGCCTTCGATTTTAAAGACAAGGTTGTTGTCGTGATCGGTGGCGGTGACACGGCGATGGACTGTGTGCGTACTTCCAAACGTGAAGGGGCAAGATCGGTTACCT
Encoded proteins:
- a CDS encoding glutamate synthase subunit beta, producing the protein MRNFLTTGRIDPSKRLVVERTKDFKEIYEKFDKAEASSQSDRCIQCGDPFCLNKCPLHNYIPQWLKAVAEKDLEFAFNLSNEPSPFPEVMGRVCPHDRLCEGDCTLNDGHGAITIGSVETFINEEGFKAGLAPKFPGITTDKKVAIIGSGPAGLSAATYLLRAGIAVTVYERSDRAGGLLTYGIPNFKLDKKVIERRLSILKDAGMELVVNTEVGKDISFDEIADKHDAIFLGLGATKAKGARLAGENADNVYMSMQYLTAIQRKNFGLSYDKAFDFKDKVVVVIGGGDTAMDCVRTSKREGARSVTCLYRRDAHNMPGSQKEYKNAVEEGVDFTFYAAPKEIILDENGKAVSVEMIKTVLGAKDESGRQRMEEVQGSEFKVKADIVILALGFDPEVPSFLAENGIETNAWGGVVINDNYETTTAGVYAGGDCYRGADLVVTAALDGREAARKMIKSLLG
- the gltB gene encoding glutamate synthase large subunit; translated protein: MMEHHDLLRSFKDNCGFGLVANIKNRASHETLENAITALERMMHRGAVAADGKTGDGSGLLLSMPTEFMRHVSKEAGVELPDQFAVATVFTKDKKHLETLEEVCNNNDLKIVYRRDVPVDTNALGDQALASLPNIVQVFVTANSIMANQRFDALLYLSRKETEHKLVSVRDFYIASMSSRVISYKGLVMPTHIKEFYKDLQDERFKISFSLFHQRFSTNTLPEWRLAQPFRAVAHNGEINSVEANRFNVEVKSESIKSEVFTEEEIARILPILQPGSSDSASGDNFFEFLIVNGMDFFKAARAVIPAPWQNAPHMDPELRAFYEYQSTVFEAWDGPAAFSLTDGRYIGCVLDRNGLRPSKYIITHDDNLLIASEYGVVDIPDDQIKERGRLQSGQMIGLDLKFGKVLKDDEINNYLKSSNPYMEWLNEHMVYLQEHVDDQYTTNCSIEESELINRQRYFNVTQEVVEQVLEPMITDGKEAVGSMGDDTPLAAFSTKQRSFSDYFKQKFAQVTNPPIDPIREKVVMSLNTGFGETHNILNEIPSHAHRLKAISPIITYEKLEVLKSFGDSNSPRYQDFYKNKTFSVAYKNDLKAAIEALVAEVVTAVKEEGVRIVVLSDSELSKEKRTIPMLLAVGRLSRELLDAKVRHLVSIIADTSEVMDSHSAATLLAYGASAVFPRLLFASVIHRVNQKNNFDISCAEAQKNAHSAINAGLLKIMSKMGISTIASYRNSGLFDVMGLSREIVDDCFGDSHCLIPGLGYEDIDARMKSVHDEAFEEKGFSTIFPLKIGGFYKFYNGQEYHDFGPDTIHAIHAISKSGDPKDYAKLRNIINSRGLRFIRDFLEFKSDRKPIDISEVEPKEAIFKRFASAAMSLGSISPEAHEAIAVAMNTIGAQSNSGEGGEDVARYNTNRVSKIKQVASGRFGVTPAYLRSAEEIQIKVAQGAKPGEGGQLPGDKVTGLIARLRHTVPGVTLISPPPHHDIYSIEDLAQLIFDLKQVNPKAKIAVKLVSTAGVGTIAAGVAKAYADKIIISGGDGGTGAAPLTSIKFAGNPWELGLSEAHNALKANNLRGLVEVQTDGGLKTGLDVVKAALLGAESYGFGTGVLTIVGCKMLRICHVNRCSVGIATQNERLRKEHFNGTVEQIINFFTFLAEDVRMIMAELGFKTMEEMIGRSDILKVVDDDFAKKFDFSSVLHLEEGVNTCQVPFNEPFDDNAFEKSVLEEAYEAIKHPEHPVRIERTIKNVHRSFGALVSGEIAQYYGDQGLKEDTIRVKLNGIAGQALGAFLIKGVSIELDGVANDYIGKGMSGGKIIINPIHQGEAFSAGGNTCLYGATGGKLFISGSVGERFAVRNSGALAIVEGTGDNACEYMTGGIVAILGKTGGNFGAGMTGGIAFVYDKDHDFIENVNRELVEAIRIDTDEGDEARHYLKRLLKEYVSATGSLKAKEILDTFRIEIRNFWLVRPKNLKKLPLNQEKGD
- the recO gene encoding recombination protein RecO, whose product is MQGFIISLNRARDEDLVVTILSQNRLDTLYRFYGARHGVINLGFKIDFEIITNVKSNIGQLRDVLHIGYPWLTDHHQLRTWQQFTALFYPHLRESEDTGSFYFELLDQAASSWGKQNPKRVAVESYVRLLEHEGRLHSELNCFFCDAPITKEVSLIRSYLPAHPNCAHTLSIDQKGLMELFENHSSLFLSDKEVERLWLVLLEGL
- a CDS encoding glycosyltransferase family 39 protein, with product MMGYREKIVLFFYTLFNAIANQFINFYSDETYYWLWSKKLGLSYFDHPPMVAYFIKMTTLFSDEAMFVRLSAALLVSATAYFLYMLAKKIFDEKAAVYTFYIFLSSILVLAASTVIAPDTPLMFFWALTLYSAYIYLEEDNKKYALLTGLSAGALLLSKYTGILPLFTIFVYILLYKRAVFKDKYFYGAIALAVIVFSPVLYWNYLHEFISFTFQLHHGVAEEKVFHPKAFFTFVGLQFALFHPLYLLPLLYFILRDKERFSRQKVYLLLPFLFVLLFFSYNAAFKEANAQWAAGAYLSAAVLLGHYLAKYNYRKLLIAGVSFSTFLLIILKTPIGDYIPPIERLHLRLGHIDKFKEEIEAMHLDLDRYDYLLIDDYHGSEVAYFFRRYNNVLVLNTARFSQFNIWRHDDQGIAMESPLSSIPKLGRCLYIGRSKRHVDEIGKLFGNQKQLAYEAKRVGLWDLKYYFVEYVN